In Bacillus sp. SB49, a single window of DNA contains:
- a CDS encoding ABC transporter ATP-binding protein, with product MDTLFANNLTLGYGDSIIIDSLDVKIPKGKVTVLIGGNGCGKSTLLRSMARLLKPKSGEVILDSKDIAKMRTKEVAKKMAILPQSPTTPEGLTVYQLVKQGRYPYQGFGKRWSKDDEHAVMTALEDTNLTELKDRTVDSLSGGQRQRAWIAMTLAQDTDTLLLDEPTTYLDMTHQIEILDLLFDLNQDKGRTVVMVLHDINLACRYADHIIAVKDKTVYSQGKPEEVVSCEMMQHVFEMTCDVREDPLFGTPMCIPHGKGRCLIKQAQAEARKQQAAVTV from the coding sequence ATGGATACCTTGTTTGCAAATAACTTGACATTAGGATATGGCGACTCAATCATTATCGATTCTTTGGATGTGAAAATCCCTAAAGGAAAAGTGACGGTACTCATCGGTGGGAACGGGTGCGGGAAGTCCACTCTGCTCCGGTCAATGGCGCGGTTACTGAAACCGAAATCAGGCGAAGTCATCCTTGATAGTAAGGATATCGCAAAAATGCGGACAAAAGAGGTTGCCAAGAAGATGGCGATTCTTCCGCAAAGTCCAACGACTCCGGAAGGTTTGACTGTGTATCAGCTTGTTAAACAGGGCCGCTATCCATACCAGGGCTTCGGAAAGCGTTGGTCGAAAGACGATGAACATGCAGTGATGACGGCATTAGAAGATACGAATTTAACGGAATTGAAGGATCGTACCGTCGATTCTCTTTCCGGTGGACAACGGCAGCGTGCGTGGATTGCCATGACATTGGCTCAAGACACCGATACGCTTCTGCTTGATGAACCGACTACCTATCTGGATATGACTCACCAGATTGAGATTTTAGATCTGCTGTTCGACTTGAATCAGGATAAAGGCCGGACGGTCGTCATGGTGCTCCATGATATCAACCTTGCCTGTCGTTATGCCGACCATATCATCGCTGTCAAAGATAAAACGGTGTATTCTCAAGGAAAGCCGGAAGAAGTCGTTTCCTGTGAAATGATGCAGCACGTATTTGAGATGACGTGTGATGTCAGAGAAGATCCGTTGTTCGGCACACCGATGTGTATCCCGCACGGAAAGGGCCGCTGTCTTATCAAACAAGCCCAGGCGGAAGCGCGCAAACAACAAGCAGCAGTTACGGTCTGA
- a CDS encoding chromate transporter, with protein sequence MIYWKIFVAFFIPGILGYGGGPSSIPLVENEVVDRYGWYEVREFSEILAMGNALPGPIATKMAGYIGYEQGGVLGAVIGIAATVGPSMILMIALLGILYKYKESPRVKRMTMLVRPTIAVLLGIITYDFFVNSYEGAGLFQTIFLIAASFLLLERWKVHPALVIAGALGYGALFLG encoded by the coding sequence ATGATCTATTGGAAGATATTTGTCGCCTTTTTCATACCGGGGATTCTAGGATACGGCGGTGGACCGTCTTCCATCCCTTTGGTGGAGAATGAAGTAGTGGATCGTTATGGTTGGTATGAGGTTAGGGAGTTCAGTGAAATATTGGCTATGGGGAATGCATTGCCCGGACCTATTGCGACAAAAATGGCAGGTTACATCGGATATGAACAGGGCGGGGTTCTCGGTGCCGTCATCGGAATTGCAGCCACAGTAGGGCCGTCCATGATTCTAATGATCGCACTGCTTGGAATTTTGTATAAATACAAAGAATCACCACGCGTAAAGCGGATGACTATGCTGGTGAGACCGACGATCGCTGTATTGCTCGGAATAATTACGTATGATTTTTTTGTGAATTCTTATGAAGGGGCGGGGCTTTTCCAAACTATTTTTCTGATAGCAGCGAGCTTTCTGCTTTTGGAACGGTGGAAAGTCCACCCTGCGTTGGTCATTGCAGGTGCACTTGGTTACGGCGCGCTTTTTCTCGGATAA
- a CDS encoding chromate transporter, with protein sequence MRIQLQIFLAFFRVGILGYGGGPSSIPLVHKEVVEKYKWMNDDEFGDLLALANTLPGPIATKMAGYIGFRVKGTLGLTNAILATILPTIVLMIVLLTSLSSFKDKAWVQGMTQAVIPVVGVMLAVLTWQFLQKAANGLGYLMTGLLACGTLLLLRPLGVHPGIIIAILLVAALTGKGKQKSKEGAS encoded by the coding sequence ATGAGAATACAGCTTCAAATCTTCCTCGCATTCTTCCGAGTAGGTATCCTCGGCTATGGCGGGGGGCCGTCTTCTATACCGCTCGTACATAAAGAGGTCGTTGAAAAGTATAAATGGATGAATGATGATGAATTTGGTGATCTTCTCGCTCTTGCGAATACGCTGCCTGGACCCATTGCGACTAAAATGGCCGGCTATATCGGTTTTCGGGTAAAAGGAACGCTGGGGCTGACCAATGCCATTCTAGCTACCATTCTCCCCACCATTGTTTTGATGATTGTGCTGTTGACTTCGCTTTCTTCTTTTAAAGACAAAGCATGGGTGCAGGGGATGACCCAGGCGGTCATACCGGTTGTCGGTGTGATGCTTGCCGTTCTGACTTGGCAGTTTCTACAGAAAGCAGCAAATGGACTTGGTTATCTAATGACAGGTTTGCTTGCATGTGGCACGCTCCTCCTTTTGCGGCCGCTGGGCGTACACCCGGGAATTATCATTGCCATTCTGTTAGTAGCGGCACTGACCGGTAAAGGGAAGCAAAAATCGAAGGAGGGTGCATCATGA
- a CDS encoding gamma-glutamyltransferase family protein: protein MAKINHLHYPYQSRRVSTTARKGMVATSQPLAAQIGLDILKKGGNAVDAAIASAAALTVVEPTSNGIGGDAFALVWINGKLHGLNGSGPAPSGISINKMKALGYEEMPQYGWMPVTVPGAPGAWVELSKKFGKLPFRELLEPAIAYAKEGFAVSPIVSKLWNRAYERYKHELTREEFSSWFDTFAPGGKVPKAGDTWQSTDHAATLAAIAETEGADFYTGELADRIAAFSEQCGGFLTKEDLSGYKPEWVDPVSVPYRGYEVWEMPPNGQGIVALMALRLLDGFSFEERDSGSTFHKQIEAMKLAFADGGHYIAEKHSMRVDVDELLSEAYADSRRGEIGAKAALPAPGNPSTGGTVYLATADEEGNMVSFIQSNYNGFGSGLVVPGTGIALQNRGRNFSFDPDHPNCLEGGKRSYHTIIPGFLTCKGQAVGPFGVMGEFMQPQGHVQVIMNMIDFHLNPQASLDAPRWQWKTGRNVLVESDFPLEALEALRARGHEIEVMEDRTSFGRGQIIWRDSETGTLYGGTESRTDGSVAAW from the coding sequence ATGGCGAAAATCAATCACTTGCATTACCCATATCAATCCCGTCGTGTGAGCACAACGGCCAGGAAAGGGATGGTGGCAACATCTCAACCGCTTGCGGCTCAAATCGGGTTGGATATATTGAAGAAAGGGGGGAACGCTGTCGATGCAGCGATCGCATCTGCTGCTGCCTTGACAGTTGTCGAACCGACATCGAACGGTATCGGCGGTGATGCCTTCGCGTTAGTCTGGATAAATGGAAAACTGCACGGGCTGAACGGGAGCGGTCCCGCCCCTTCAGGCATATCGATTAATAAAATGAAAGCTCTTGGGTATGAAGAGATGCCGCAATATGGCTGGATGCCTGTGACGGTACCTGGTGCTCCCGGGGCGTGGGTGGAACTTTCGAAAAAGTTCGGAAAGCTTCCATTTCGGGAACTTCTTGAGCCGGCAATTGCATATGCAAAAGAAGGGTTTGCAGTCTCTCCCATCGTGAGCAAGCTGTGGAACAGGGCATATGAACGGTATAAGCATGAGTTGACGAGGGAAGAATTCTCTTCTTGGTTTGATACCTTTGCACCGGGAGGAAAGGTTCCGAAAGCCGGCGATACATGGCAGTCGACAGACCACGCTGCGACACTTGCCGCCATAGCTGAAACGGAGGGGGCTGATTTTTATACCGGCGAACTTGCTGACCGTATAGCGGCATTCTCTGAACAGTGCGGTGGTTTCCTTACGAAAGAGGACCTCTCCGGTTACAAGCCGGAATGGGTGGACCCCGTGTCTGTCCCGTACCGGGGGTATGAGGTATGGGAGATGCCTCCGAACGGACAGGGAATCGTCGCTTTGATGGCCCTTCGTTTGTTGGACGGATTCTCATTTGAAGAGAGAGACAGCGGCAGCACGTTCCATAAGCAGATTGAGGCAATGAAGCTTGCCTTTGCAGACGGTGGTCACTATATTGCTGAGAAACATTCAATGAGAGTTGATGTTGATGAACTCCTGAGTGAAGCATATGCAGATAGTAGAAGAGGAGAAATCGGTGCTAAGGCCGCTTTGCCGGCACCTGGAAATCCATCGACGGGTGGAACGGTTTATTTAGCAACAGCAGATGAAGAAGGAAACATGGTTTCTTTCATACAGAGCAACTATAACGGATTTGGATCCGGACTTGTCGTTCCAGGAACAGGAATTGCACTTCAAAATCGCGGTCGTAATTTCTCTTTTGACCCCGATCACCCCAACTGCCTGGAGGGTGGAAAGCGAAGTTACCACACGATCATTCCCGGTTTCCTGACATGTAAGGGGCAGGCAGTGGGGCCGTTCGGTGTCATGGGAGAGTTCATGCAGCCGCAGGGGCATGTCCAGGTCATTATGAATATGATCGATTTCCACCTGAACCCCCAAGCCTCTCTTGATGCACCCCGCTGGCAATGGAAAACCGGCAGGAATGTGCTGGTAGAGAGTGATTTTCCATTAGAGGCATTGGAGGCATTGCGCGCACGGGGCCATGAGATAGAAGTGATGGAAGACAGAACATCGTTCGGACGTGGGCAGATCATCTGGAGAGATTCGGAGACCGGCACGTTATACGGAGGAACAGAATCCCGGACCGACGGTTCTGTCGCGGCCTGGTAA
- the uraH gene encoding hydroxyisourate hydrolase encodes MASLTTHVLNLADGKPASRVKIDCLEIRDGEYFHLKTDYTNEDGRLDAPIVEEGSLHDGTYELVFHIGDYFKERGVDGQPFLQTIPVRFGVEAGEDHYHVPLLVSPFGYQVYRGS; translated from the coding sequence ATGGCATCACTGACTACGCATGTACTTAATCTTGCTGATGGGAAACCCGCATCCCGAGTGAAAATTGACTGTCTGGAAATTCGAGACGGGGAATACTTTCATTTAAAAACGGATTATACGAATGAAGACGGGCGTCTGGATGCTCCAATTGTGGAAGAGGGCTCGTTGCATGACGGAACGTATGAACTTGTTTTTCATATAGGGGACTATTTTAAAGAGAGGGGCGTAGACGGACAGCCGTTCCTGCAAACGATCCCGGTTCGATTCGGAGTGGAAGCAGGGGAAGATCATTACCATGTACCGCTCCTCGTCTCACCGTTTGGTTATCAGGTTTACAGAGGAAGCTGA